The following proteins are co-located in the Anomalospiza imberbis isolate Cuckoo-Finch-1a 21T00152 chromosome 1, ASM3175350v1, whole genome shotgun sequence genome:
- the UBE2W gene encoding ubiquitin-conjugating enzyme E2 W isoform X1: MASMQKRLQKELLAFQNDPPPGMTLDEKSVQNSITQWIVDMEGAPGTLYEGEKFQLLFKFSSRYPFDSPQVMFTGDNIPVHPHVYSNGHICLSILTEDWSPALSVQSVCLSIISMLSSCKEKRRPPDNSFYVRTCNKNPKKTKWWYHAKQKFSMKRNLELLILKVAVLLWLKTTAYSSLNGYFSNYAVSFFWKSENLTPPQIQSNLKTNLRQEKASPLI; the protein is encoded by the exons AAACGATTACAAAAAGAACTATTGGCATTTCAAAATGATCCACCTCCGGGAATGACTCTAGATGAAAAGAGTGTACAAAATTCAATTACACA GTGGATTGTAGACATGGAAGGTGCTCCTGGAACACTCTATGAAGGGGaaaaatttcagcttttatttaaGTTTAGTAGTCGGTATCCTTTTGATTCGCCTCAG gTCATGTTTACTGGAGACAATATCCCTGTTCATCCTCATGTTTATAGCAATGGTCATATCTGTTTATCTATTCTAACGGAAGACTGGTCTCCAGCCCTCTCAGTGCAATCTGTTTGTCTTAGCATTATTAGCATGCTTTCCAGCTGCAAAGAAAAG AGGCGACCTCCAGATAACTCATTTTATGTAAGAACATGTAACAAGAatccaaagaaaacaaaatggtgGTATCATG caaaacagaaatttaGTATGAAAAGAAATCTTGAGTTACTGATTCTGAAGGTTGCTGTATTATTATGGCTCAAAACCACAGCTTACAGTTCATTGAATGGGTATTTTAGTAACTATGCAGTGTCTTTTTTCTGGAAGTCAGAAAACCTTACCCCTCCTCAAATTCAGAGCAACCTAAAAACCAACCTGAGGCAAGAGAAAGCAAGTCCGTTAATTTAA
- the UBE2W gene encoding ubiquitin-conjugating enzyme E2 W isoform X2, with protein MEKRLQKELLAFQNDPPPGMTLDEKSVQNSITQWIVDMEGAPGTLYEGEKFQLLFKFSSRYPFDSPQVMFTGDNIPVHPHVYSNGHICLSILTEDWSPALSVQSVCLSIISMLSSCKEKRRPPDNSFYVRTCNKNPKKTKWWYHAKQKFSMKRNLELLILKVAVLLWLKTTAYSSLNGYFSNYAVSFFWKSENLTPPQIQSNLKTNLRQEKASPLI; from the exons AAACGATTACAAAAAGAACTATTGGCATTTCAAAATGATCCACCTCCGGGAATGACTCTAGATGAAAAGAGTGTACAAAATTCAATTACACA GTGGATTGTAGACATGGAAGGTGCTCCTGGAACACTCTATGAAGGGGaaaaatttcagcttttatttaaGTTTAGTAGTCGGTATCCTTTTGATTCGCCTCAG gTCATGTTTACTGGAGACAATATCCCTGTTCATCCTCATGTTTATAGCAATGGTCATATCTGTTTATCTATTCTAACGGAAGACTGGTCTCCAGCCCTCTCAGTGCAATCTGTTTGTCTTAGCATTATTAGCATGCTTTCCAGCTGCAAAGAAAAG AGGCGACCTCCAGATAACTCATTTTATGTAAGAACATGTAACAAGAatccaaagaaaacaaaatggtgGTATCATG caaaacagaaatttaGTATGAAAAGAAATCTTGAGTTACTGATTCTGAAGGTTGCTGTATTATTATGGCTCAAAACCACAGCTTACAGTTCATTGAATGGGTATTTTAGTAACTATGCAGTGTCTTTTTTCTGGAAGTCAGAAAACCTTACCCCTCCTCAAATTCAGAGCAACCTAAAAACCAACCTGAGGCAAGAGAAAGCAAGTCCGTTAATTTAA
- the UBE2W gene encoding ubiquitin-conjugating enzyme E2 W isoform X3 gives MASMQKRLQKELLAFQNDPPPGMTLDEKSVQNSITQWIVDMEGAPGTLYEGEKFQLLFKFSSRYPFDSPQVMFTGDNIPVHPHVYSNGHICLSILTEDWSPALSVQSVCLSIISMLSSCKEKRRPPDNSFYVRTCNKNPKKTKWWYHAFVILHPELQLAVCACLIHYVGEEGEKKGIEMGHALFLSSC, from the exons AAACGATTACAAAAAGAACTATTGGCATTTCAAAATGATCCACCTCCGGGAATGACTCTAGATGAAAAGAGTGTACAAAATTCAATTACACA GTGGATTGTAGACATGGAAGGTGCTCCTGGAACACTCTATGAAGGGGaaaaatttcagcttttatttaaGTTTAGTAGTCGGTATCCTTTTGATTCGCCTCAG gTCATGTTTACTGGAGACAATATCCCTGTTCATCCTCATGTTTATAGCAATGGTCATATCTGTTTATCTATTCTAACGGAAGACTGGTCTCCAGCCCTCTCAGTGCAATCTGTTTGTCTTAGCATTATTAGCATGCTTTCCAGCTGCAAAGAAAAG AGGCGACCTCCAGATAACTCATTTTATGTAAGAACATGTAACAAGAatccaaagaaaacaaaatggtgGTATCATG CATTTGTCATCCTCCACCCAGAGCTGCAGTTGGCTGTATGTGCTTGTCTTATCCACTACGTTGGTGaggaaggagagaagaaggGGATAGAGATGGGCCATGCTTTGTTTCTCTCCTCTTGTTAG
- the UBE2W gene encoding ubiquitin-conjugating enzyme E2 W isoform X6, protein MASMQKRLQKELLAFQNDPPPGMTLDEKSVQNSITQWIVDMEGAPGTLYEGEKFQLLFKFSSRYPFDSPQVMFTGDNIPVHPHVYSNGHICLSILTEDWSPALSVQSVCLSIISMLSSCKEKRRPPDNSFYVRTCNKNPKKTKWWYHDYCP, encoded by the exons AAACGATTACAAAAAGAACTATTGGCATTTCAAAATGATCCACCTCCGGGAATGACTCTAGATGAAAAGAGTGTACAAAATTCAATTACACA GTGGATTGTAGACATGGAAGGTGCTCCTGGAACACTCTATGAAGGGGaaaaatttcagcttttatttaaGTTTAGTAGTCGGTATCCTTTTGATTCGCCTCAG gTCATGTTTACTGGAGACAATATCCCTGTTCATCCTCATGTTTATAGCAATGGTCATATCTGTTTATCTATTCTAACGGAAGACTGGTCTCCAGCCCTCTCAGTGCAATCTGTTTGTCTTAGCATTATTAGCATGCTTTCCAGCTGCAAAGAAAAG AGGCGACCTCCAGATAACTCATTTTATGTAAGAACATGTAACAAGAatccaaagaaaacaaaatggtgGTATCATG
- the UBE2W gene encoding ubiquitin-conjugating enzyme E2 W isoform X5, which produces MASMQKRLQKELLAFQNDPPPGMTLDEKSVQNSITQWIVDMEGAPGTLYEGEKFQLLFKFSSRYPFDSPQVMFTGDNIPVHPHVYSNGHICLSILTEDWSPALSVQSVCLSIISMLSSCKEKRRPPDNSFYVRTCNKNPKKTKWWYHDDTC; this is translated from the exons AAACGATTACAAAAAGAACTATTGGCATTTCAAAATGATCCACCTCCGGGAATGACTCTAGATGAAAAGAGTGTACAAAATTCAATTACACA GTGGATTGTAGACATGGAAGGTGCTCCTGGAACACTCTATGAAGGGGaaaaatttcagcttttatttaaGTTTAGTAGTCGGTATCCTTTTGATTCGCCTCAG gTCATGTTTACTGGAGACAATATCCCTGTTCATCCTCATGTTTATAGCAATGGTCATATCTGTTTATCTATTCTAACGGAAGACTGGTCTCCAGCCCTCTCAGTGCAATCTGTTTGTCTTAGCATTATTAGCATGCTTTCCAGCTGCAAAGAAAAG AGGCGACCTCCAGATAACTCATTTTATGTAAGAACATGTAACAAGAatccaaagaaaacaaaatggtgGTATCATG
- the UBE2W gene encoding ubiquitin-conjugating enzyme E2 W isoform X4 codes for MASMQVMFTGDNIPVHPHVYSNGHICLSILTEDWSPALSVQSVCLSIISMLSSCKEKRRPPDNSFYVRTCNKNPKKTKWWYHAKQKFSMKRNLELLILKVAVLLWLKTTAYSSLNGYFSNYAVSFFWKSENLTPPQIQSNLKTNLRQEKASPLI; via the exons gTCATGTTTACTGGAGACAATATCCCTGTTCATCCTCATGTTTATAGCAATGGTCATATCTGTTTATCTATTCTAACGGAAGACTGGTCTCCAGCCCTCTCAGTGCAATCTGTTTGTCTTAGCATTATTAGCATGCTTTCCAGCTGCAAAGAAAAG AGGCGACCTCCAGATAACTCATTTTATGTAAGAACATGTAACAAGAatccaaagaaaacaaaatggtgGTATCATG caaaacagaaatttaGTATGAAAAGAAATCTTGAGTTACTGATTCTGAAGGTTGCTGTATTATTATGGCTCAAAACCACAGCTTACAGTTCATTGAATGGGTATTTTAGTAACTATGCAGTGTCTTTTTTCTGGAAGTCAGAAAACCTTACCCCTCCTCAAATTCAGAGCAACCTAAAAACCAACCTGAGGCAAGAGAAAGCAAGTCCGTTAATTTAA